A region of Spiribacter roseus DNA encodes the following proteins:
- the galE gene encoding UDP-glucose 4-epimerase GalE, giving the protein MKVLITGAAGYIGSHAALALLDAGHEVIGLDSFVNGSPTALERVEALSGRPLTVVEADIRDEQRLAALLAGGDADGRGPVDAVMHFAGLKAVGESTEKPLAYYDNNVGGTLALARAMAGAGVRRLIFSSSATVYGDPAHVPIPETAPVGEPANPYGTSKAMIERILMDLAAADPRWSVALLRYFNPVGAHPSGRIGEDPQGHPNNLVPFISQVAVGRREALSIFGDDYATADGTGVRDYIHVLDLVQGHLAALKPLMAQTGARVWNLGTGRGYSVREVVAAFERASGQTIPTHVSPRRPGDIAECYADPTRAREELGWQAERGLDAMMADAWRWQRDNPNGYRDAGEEEGAAP; this is encoded by the coding sequence ATGAAAGTCCTCATCACCGGCGCGGCCGGCTATATTGGCTCCCATGCCGCGCTGGCCCTCCTTGACGCCGGTCACGAGGTGATCGGTCTGGACAGCTTCGTCAACGGCTCGCCGACGGCGCTCGAGCGGGTCGAGGCACTGAGCGGTCGGCCTCTGACCGTGGTCGAGGCGGATATCCGTGACGAGCAACGCCTTGCGGCCCTGCTCGCCGGCGGTGATGCCGATGGCAGGGGTCCGGTGGATGCCGTCATGCACTTCGCCGGTCTCAAGGCCGTGGGTGAGAGCACCGAAAAGCCCCTCGCCTATTACGATAACAACGTCGGCGGAACCCTCGCCCTGGCCCGCGCGATGGCGGGGGCTGGCGTGCGGCGGCTGATCTTCAGCTCATCGGCGACGGTCTACGGCGATCCCGCCCACGTCCCCATCCCCGAAACCGCCCCGGTGGGTGAGCCCGCCAACCCCTATGGCACCTCCAAAGCGATGATCGAGCGCATCCTGATGGATCTGGCCGCCGCCGATCCGCGCTGGTCCGTGGCGCTGCTGCGCTATTTCAATCCGGTGGGCGCCCACCCGAGCGGTCGCATCGGCGAGGATCCCCAGGGCCATCCCAATAACCTCGTGCCCTTCATCAGCCAGGTCGCCGTCGGCCGGCGTGAAGCGCTGTCGATCTTTGGGGACGACTATGCCACCGCTGATGGGACCGGCGTGCGGGACTACATCCATGTCCTCGACCTGGTCCAGGGGCATCTGGCCGCCCTGAAACCCCTCATGGCCCAGACCGGCGCCCGGGTCTGGAATCTCGGCACCGGCCGTGGCTACTCGGTGCGGGAAGTGGTCGCGGCCTTTGAGCGCGCCTCGGGTCAGACGATCCCCACGCATGTCTCACCGCGCCGGCCTGGCGACATTGCCGAGTGCTATGCCGATCCCACCCGCGCCCGTGAGGAGCTCGGCTGGCAGGCTGAGCGCGGCCTGGACGCCATGATGGCGGATGCCTGGCGTTGGCAGCGGGATAACCCCAACGGCTATCGCGACGCCGGCGAAGAGGAGGGCGCAGCCCCATGA
- the rfbB gene encoding dTDP-glucose 4,6-dehydratase, giving the protein MKILITGGAGFIGSALIRQLRGRGRAEVVNVDALTYAGNPESLPGLQHDPGYRFERVDIRDREALERVFREHRPDAVMHLAAESHVDRSILGPGVFVDTNVVGTQNLLDTARAYWEGLDDRPEASGSSPRERFRLHHISTDEVFGDLPPDAPAFTEATPYAPSSPYAASKAASDHLVRAWHRTYGLPVVITNCSNNYGPYQLPEKLIPLMILNALAGKPLPVYGDGGQIRDWLHVDDHAEALWAVLQHGKIGRTYNIGGDAERTNLQVVEALCETLETIQPTDTASGYRALITSVTDRPGHDRRYAIDSRRIQHELGWRPAHTFEQGLRETVQWYLDHPEWVARVQSGAYREWIEANYADR; this is encoded by the coding sequence ATGAAAATCCTCATCACCGGCGGTGCCGGCTTCATTGGGTCGGCGCTGATCCGGCAACTCCGCGGCCGGGGGCGGGCCGAGGTGGTCAACGTCGATGCGCTTACCTATGCCGGCAACCCCGAGTCCCTCCCGGGCCTTCAACACGATCCCGGGTATCGGTTCGAGCGGGTGGATATCCGCGATCGCGAGGCCCTCGAACGGGTCTTTCGCGAACATCGCCCGGATGCGGTGATGCACCTCGCCGCCGAGAGCCATGTGGACCGCTCGATCCTCGGCCCCGGCGTGTTTGTCGACACCAACGTGGTCGGCACCCAGAACCTGCTCGATACCGCCCGCGCTTACTGGGAGGGGCTCGACGACCGCCCCGAGGCCAGTGGCTCGAGCCCGCGCGAGCGCTTCCGCCTGCATCACATCTCGACGGATGAGGTCTTCGGGGATCTGCCACCCGACGCGCCGGCGTTCACCGAGGCGACGCCCTACGCACCGAGCTCGCCCTACGCCGCTAGCAAGGCCGCGAGCGACCATCTGGTCCGCGCCTGGCACCGCACTTATGGCCTGCCGGTGGTGATCACCAACTGCTCGAACAATTACGGGCCCTACCAGCTTCCGGAAAAGCTCATCCCGCTGATGATCCTGAACGCGCTTGCCGGCAAGCCCCTGCCGGTCTACGGCGACGGGGGACAGATCCGTGACTGGCTGCATGTCGACGATCACGCCGAGGCACTATGGGCGGTCCTACAGCACGGCAAGATCGGTCGCACCTACAACATTGGTGGGGACGCCGAGCGCACCAACCTGCAGGTGGTGGAGGCGCTGTGCGAGACGCTCGAGACGATCCAGCCCACGGACACCGCCAGCGGCTATCGCGCCCTCATCACCTCGGTCACCGATCGACCCGGTCATGACCGGCGCTATGCGATCGACAGTCGCCGCATTCAGCACGAGCTCGGCTGGCGGCCGGCCCACACCTTCGAGCAGGGCCTGCGCGAGACCGTTCAGTGGTATCTGGACCATCCGGAATGGGTCGCCCGCGTTCAGTCGGGTGCCTACCGTGAGTGGATTGAGGCCAACTATGCGGACCGTTAG
- a CDS encoding glutathione peroxidase, translating into MRIALTIAVLLTLLLGGIAMASTATAGTDWLDHDMRRLHSSEVVNVQDLAADAPAVLLVNTASHCGFTGQFEGLEALHQAYADRGLKVIGFSSDSFNQEADDEAAAAETCFVNFGVSFDMMATVPVRGGDAHPVFAELARQSRAPRWNFNKYLVNPDGEVVEVFGAMTRPGSDKVKRAIERLL; encoded by the coding sequence ATGAGAATCGCTCTAACGATTGCTGTACTGCTCACGTTGCTACTGGGAGGAATCGCCATGGCGTCTACGGCCACCGCCGGCACGGACTGGCTTGATCACGACATGCGCCGGCTGCACTCGAGCGAAGTCGTCAACGTGCAGGACCTTGCCGCGGATGCGCCAGCGGTGCTGTTGGTCAATACCGCCAGTCACTGCGGCTTTACCGGTCAGTTCGAGGGATTGGAGGCGCTGCATCAGGCCTATGCCGATCGTGGGCTCAAGGTGATCGGGTTCTCGTCGGATTCCTTCAATCAGGAGGCGGATGACGAGGCGGCCGCCGCGGAGACCTGCTTTGTGAACTTTGGGGTGAGCTTCGACATGATGGCGACCGTGCCCGTCCGCGGTGGTGATGCCCATCCGGTGTTCGCCGAACTGGCGCGTCAGTCCCGCGCCCCGCGCTGGAACTTCAACAAGTACCTGGTCAATCCCGACGGCGAGGTGGTCGAGGTGTTCGGGGCGATGACCCGACCTGGCTCGGATAAGGTCAAGCGCGCAATCGAGCGGTTGTTGTAG
- a CDS encoding Txe/YoeB family addiction module toxin gives MKICFSTNAWDDYLFWQSTDRRMLKRINALIKATAREPFSGSGKPEPLRHALAGYWSRRINQEHRMVYRCADEVLLIAQLRHHY, from the coding sequence ATGAAGATCTGCTTTTCGACGAATGCCTGGGATGATTATCTGTTCTGGCAGAGCACTGACCGTCGAATGCTGAAACGCATTAATGCCCTGATCAAAGCCACTGCCCGAGAACCCTTCAGTGGATCCGGAAAGCCCGAGCCTCTCAGGCATGCGCTTGCCGGTTATTGGTCGCGACGTATCAACCAAGAGCATCGAATGGTTTATCGCTGTGCGGATGAGGTGCTGCTGATCGCACAACTGCGCCATCACTACTAA
- a CDS encoding type II toxin-antitoxin system Phd/YefM family antitoxin — translation MDAISYTKVRANLAGTMDQVCEDHSPVTITRSRASSVVMMSLEDYESLQETAWLLRSPANARRLLESVAELEAGGGEVHPLAE, via the coding sequence ATGGACGCGATCAGCTACACAAAAGTGAGGGCTAATCTAGCCGGCACAATGGATCAGGTGTGTGAGGACCACTCGCCGGTCACAATCACACGAAGCCGTGCGTCGTCGGTGGTCATGATGTCGCTTGAGGACTATGAGTCGTTGCAGGAGACGGCCTGGCTCCTTCGCTCGCCGGCCAATGCCCGTCGACTACTTGAATCGGTTGCTGAGCTGGAAGCGGGTGGTGGTGAAGTGCATCCGCTGGCTGAATGA